Part of the Candidatus Binataceae bacterium genome is shown below.
CGTTCGGGTGGCCCGACAGGTCGATCGCTTCGGAGCTGACCGTCTGGATCGGGCTGTTGGACGTGGCATTCGGCGTCGGAATCAGCGTGCCGGTCACCACGACCGTCTCGATTTGCTCGGCGGCACCGACGGGAGTCGAAACGGCGAGCAGCGCACCGGAAGCTGCCGTCAGGAAGAGCGCGGATTTGAGTCGGCCCACATTCGTCGCGATACGCGGCATGAAATTCCCCTTTTCGATTGTTCGCCAAGCCCCTCGTGCAAGTCCCCTGCACGATCTCGCGAAACACTTGGGGCGACGCTAGAAAAGGCGATGTGACCAATCTAATGGTATCGGGTAAGGCCAAACGCACGACGCAATTGTGTTGCATAAGTGCTGCAACAAAGCCGACATCCGGCCGCGCGCCGCAGCATTCGCTCAAACGAGCGCCAATTCCGACAATTTTCGGGAGGCGGTTCCGGCGATCACGCGACGGCAGATTCATCCGTACGCTGAACGATCGCCGCGAGCCGCGCGACGAGGGGCTCGATGAGCCGGTCGGGCACCGCGCCGAAGCCGAGCACGAGCCCGTGGCTCGCGGGCTTGCCCGCGTAAAAGCGCGACAGCGGCGCCACCGAGAGGCCCTGCGCGGCCGCCATGGCGGAGATGCCTTGTTCGCGCGCGGCGCTCGCCAGGAGCAGGGTCAGGTGGAAGCCGCCGCAGGGCTCGACCGGTGCGGCTTCGGGGAGCTGCGCGCGACAGGCCTCCACCAGGAGCTTGAGGCGCTGGGCGTAGATCGCGCGGATCTTGCGCGTGTAGAGCGCGTACTGGCCCTCGCCGATGAACGCGGCGAGCGCCGAGAGAATGAAGGATTCGGGTCGCGCGCCGGAGCGCCGCGAAAGCTCGAAGGCCGGCTCGACGAAGCCCTCCGGCACGACCAGATAACCGACACGGATTCCGGGGCCGAGCGTGTTCGTCAGGCTGCCGTAATAGAGCACGCGGCCGGGATCGAGAGACTGCAGCGCGGGCAATCTCCCGCCGCGATAGAGCAGCTGTCCGTAAGCGTCGTTCTCGAACAGAACGGCCCCGGTCGACTGCGCCACCTCCATCGCCGCGCGTCGGCGCGCTTCCGACATCTGAGCGCCTAAAGGAAAGCTCAGCGCCGGCGATACCACGATCAGCCGCGGCGGCGGCGCGATGGCTCTGGAAAAGTCCGCGCCGTCGCGATCGCCCCCGACTGCGCGCAGGCGTGCACCGGCACCCTCGAACGTCGCCCGCACCAGCGCGGGACCCGGATCCTCGACATGCACGAGATGGCCGGGATCGACAACGAGCCGCGCGACGAGATCGAGCGCGCTCTCGATGCCGAGCGTCGGAACGATCTGCGCGGGATCGCACACCACGCCGCGCGCCTGCCTGATATGGGCGGCAACCGCGGCCTGGAAATTGCGCAGCTCGCGCCCCTGGTCGAGGCCGGACTCCGGAATCGGCGGCCGGCGGAATCCTTCCGCCAGCAGCCGTCCGAGTTCGGCGCGCGGGCAAAGCGTGGGATCGGGTTCTTCCACCGCGAAAGGCTGCACGGTGGCGCTCACAGCAAGCGGGCTCTCGAGCGTGCGCCTTGCCGTGAAGGAGATTTCGACATCCGGCGCGGCCGTCTCCGCGCGCCGCGCCTGCCGCCGCTCGCCGGATTCCGCCTGGGCCGCGCGCTGTTGCGGCGCCACGCGCGTGCCGCGGCGCAACCGCGAGATGAGATAACCTTCCGCGATCAGCCGCGAATAGGCATTCACCGCGGTGGTGCGCCCGATGCCGAGCATCGCCGCCAGTTCGCGGCTCGTCGGCAGCAGCGTGTTCGCGGGCAGATCGCCCGCGACGATCGCCGCGCGTACGATCGAGCAGATCTGCTCATAGATCGGCACGGGCGATTCCGGCGAGATCGCGATGTTGGCGATGGCGAGCGGAAGATCCTGCCGATTGCCCGTGTCGTCGCCTTCGCCGTCATTCATCGTGCCGGCGACTTCCGTGAATTCGTTTTTCGTCATCGTCTCCGCGCGCGCGGGCTTGCAGCCGACGGCGCATCATCCACGCCGTCATGGCGATCGCGCCATTGCGATCAATTTCTCGTGTCGCCGGCACTCCGGGCGACGACGGCACGGAGCGATCCTAGGCGGACCGGCCGGGCAAATCTTGGGGGATATTGCTGAACACAAACAAACAAATGCGCGCACGCGAATGTTTACCCTCCACGCGCGAGAGGTGTGCGACGAGCGCGCGCTGGCTTATACTGTCGGCGTTCGCCCTGGTCGGATGTATTGAGGCTGGCATGTCATCTGTGACCGCACCAATCGCACCAACGCGCCGCGCATTGCCCCTGTACGAGCTGTGCGAGGAAGGCTGCGTTTCCGACGATCCGCAGGGGCCGGCCTGGGAGAAGCAATACGGACGAGCCGCGATCGGCATCGTGTTGACCGGCTGGTTCAAGTATCGGACCGAGAGCAGCGAGTTCGTCGTTGCGGTTCCGGGCGCCGCCGTCCTCGGCAACAAGGGCGAGCACTTCACCTGCCATCATCTCGACACGACGGGAAACAAGCGCCTCGTCGTTCGCTTCGATCACGATTTTCTCGAGGAGGTCGCCGGCGATTGCGGGCTCGACGACACGCGTTTCCTCGCCGCCGCGCTGCCGCCCGGCAAGTCCTCGGCGGAAATGTTCGGCTGGATGAAGAGGCTGGCGTCGCCCGGCTTCGACCATGACGAGGCGGCCTATGCGCTCGCAGCACTCGCGCTCAGGACGGAGACGACCGGCAGGCCGCCGGTCGGCGTGTCGCCGCGCGACCGCGAGCGCATCCGCTCGACGATCCGCTATATCGAGACGTCCTACGCGGAGCCCTGCTCGCTCGACCAGCTCGCGCAATCGGTCAATCTGAGCCGCTACCACTTCCTGCGTGTCTTCATGGCGGCGACGGGCCAGAGCCCGAATCAGTATGTGATCAACACGCGGCTGCGCGCGGCGGCGGATCTGCTCCTCACCAGCGCCGAGCCGGTGAGCGAAGTCGCGCTCAAGGTCGGCTTCAACGACCTCTCGCATTTCCATGCGCGTTTCCGCTCGGTCTTCGGCTGCAGCCCCCGCCGCTTCCGCGCCGACGCCTCCAGTCCGGCCAACTGAATGCCATCCCCGCGAAAGCGGGGACCCAGAATCAGCTAGCCTCGGCGAAACCGGGGGACTTTAGGGTCATGCCGAAGCTGATCGATGCCGCCATGGTCGAGGCGCGCAGCCGCGATCTCGCCGCCACCA
Proteins encoded:
- a CDS encoding PLP-dependent aminotransferase family protein, with translation MTKNEFTEVAGTMNDGEGDDTGNRQDLPLAIANIAISPESPVPIYEQICSIVRAAIVAGDLPANTLLPTSRELAAMLGIGRTTAVNAYSRLIAEGYLISRLRRGTRVAPQQRAAQAESGERRQARRAETAAPDVEISFTARRTLESPLAVSATVQPFAVEEPDPTLCPRAELGRLLAEGFRRPPIPESGLDQGRELRNFQAAVAAHIRQARGVVCDPAQIVPTLGIESALDLVARLVVDPGHLVHVEDPGPALVRATFEGAGARLRAVGGDRDGADFSRAIAPPPRLIVVSPALSFPLGAQMSEARRRAAMEVAQSTGAVLFENDAYGQLLYRGGRLPALQSLDPGRVLYYGSLTNTLGPGIRVGYLVVPEGFVEPAFELSRRSGARPESFILSALAAFIGEGQYALYTRKIRAIYAQRLKLLVEACRAQLPEAAPVEPCGGFHLTLLLASAAREQGISAMAAAQGLSVAPLSRFYAGKPASHGLVLGFGAVPDRLIEPLVARLAAIVQRTDESAVA
- a CDS encoding AraC family transcriptional regulator produces the protein MTAPIAPTRRALPLYELCEEGCVSDDPQGPAWEKQYGRAAIGIVLTGWFKYRTESSEFVVAVPGAAVLGNKGEHFTCHHLDTTGNKRLVVRFDHDFLEEVAGDCGLDDTRFLAAALPPGKSSAEMFGWMKRLASPGFDHDEAAYALAALALRTETTGRPPVGVSPRDRERIRSTIRYIETSYAEPCSLDQLAQSVNLSRYHFLRVFMAATGQSPNQYVINTRLRAAADLLLTSAEPVSEVALKVGFNDLSHFHARFRSVFGCSPRRFRADASSPAN